A genome region from Tenebrio molitor chromosome 4, icTenMoli1.1, whole genome shotgun sequence includes the following:
- the LOC138128581 gene encoding mucin-2-like, which translates to MTRTKGHKLVAAVILTLAYQLSVSEAGDTEIWPIPTECPKTDPLDYTVHLQHESDCTKFYKCDHGDRVLFDCPPGLHFNPVLQVCDWPAQANCTLGQESSPSPTPSQTPSPKPEPTPPAERDPECPWPDPLDHTVHLPHETDCTKFYKCDNGKKVEFDCPDGLHFNKELQVCDWPQDAGCEDVNTPSTASPSPTPSRTPKPTTTKTPKPSPTPSPKPTRPPGDPECPWPDPLNYTVHLPHETDCTKFYKCDNGKKVEFDCPDGLHFNKELEVCDWPQDAGCEDVNTPSTASPSPTPSRTPKPTTTKTPKPSPTPSPKPTRPPGDPECPWPDPLNYTVHLPHETDCTKFYKCDNGKKVEFDCPDGLHFNKELEVCDWPQDAGCEEVNTPSTASPSPTPSRTPKPTTTKTPKPSPTPSPKPTRPPGDPECPWPDPLNYTVHLPHETDCTKFYKCDNGKKVEFDCPDGLHFNKELEVCDWPQDAGCEDVNTPSTASPSPTPSRTPKPTTTKTPKPSPTPSPKPTRPPGDPECPWPDPLNYTVHLPHETDCTKFYKCDNGKKVEFDCPDGLHFNKELEVCDWPQDAGCEEVNTPSTASPSPTPSRTPKPTTTKTPKPSPTPSPKPTRPPGDPECPWPDPLNYTVHLPHETDCTKFYKCDNGKKVEFDCPDGLHFNKELEVCDWPQDAGCEDVNTPSTASPSPTPSRTPKPTTTKTPKPSPTPSPKPTRPPGDPECPWPDPLNYTVHLPHETDCTKFYKCDNGKKVEFDCPDGLHFNKELEVCDWPQDAGCEEVNTPSTASPSPTPSRTPKPTTTKTPKPSPTPSPKPTRPPGDPECPWPDPLNYTVHLPHETDCTKFYKCDNGKKVEFDCPDGLHFNKELEVCDWPQDAGCEEVNTPSTASPSPTPSRTPKPTTTKTPKPSPTPSPKPTRPPGDPECPWPDPLNYTVHLPHETDCTKFYKCDNGKKVEFDCPDGLHFNKELEVCDWPQDAGCEEVNTPSTASPSPTPSRTPKPTTTKTPKPSPTPSPKPTRPPGDPECPWPDPLNYTVHLPHETDCTKFYKCDNGKKVEFDCPDGLHFNKELEVCDWPQDAGCEDVNTPSTASPSPTPSRTPKPTTTKTPKPSPTPSPQPEPTRPPGWHPECPWPDPLNYTVHLPHETDCTKFYKCDNGQKVEFDCPDGLHFNEELEVCDWPEYAGCEDIEPPPCPTGPPSSTPPEPKPTPPIDPECPWPDPLNYTVHLPHETDCTKFYKCDNGQKVEFDCPDGLHFNKELEVCDWPQDAGCEDVNPPSTASPSPTPSITPQPIPTKTPNPSPTPSPEPEPTRPPGWDPECPWPDPLNYTVHLPHETDCTKFYKCDNGGKVEFDCPDGLHFNKELQVCDWPQDAGCEDVSTEPAPTTTPADRCPHVECQDSTIYLPDLSNPRRYIRCVRGVEVVETCPGTLVFDRRLATCNLQHLEGPVL; encoded by the exons ATGACCA GAACGAAAGGTCACAAACTCGTCGCGGCTGTGATTCTCACTCTCGCCTACCAGCTCAGCGTTTCag aggCTGGCGACACAGAAATCTGGCCGATACCAACTGAGTGTCCCAAAACGGATCCACTGGACTACACCGTCCACCTCCAACACGAATCCGACTGCACCAAGTTCTACAAATGCGATCACGGCGATCGAGTTTTGTTCGACTGTCCTCCAGGACTGCACTTTAATCCTGTTCTGCAAGTGTGCGATTGGCCCGCACAAGCCAATTGCACTTTGGGGCAAGAATCGTCGCCGAGTCCTACACCCTCGCAGACACCTTCTCCAAAACCAGAACCGACACCTCCGGCAGAGAGAGATCCGGAGTGTCCGTGGCCCGATCCGTTGGATCACACGGTGCATCTCCCGCACGAGACAGATTGCACCAAATTCTACAAATGTGACAATGGAAAGAAGGTTGAATTCGATTGTCCGGATGGTCTCCACTTTAATAAAGAATTACAAGTTTGTGATTGGCCACAAGATGCAGGATGTGAGGACGTCAATACGCCTTCGACAGCGAGTCCTTCACCAACACCTTCAAGAACTCCAAAACCAACAACGACAAAAACGCCTAAACCGTCACCGACGCCTTCTCCAAAACCAACTCGCCCTCCAGGTGACCCCGAGTGCCCATGGCCAGACCCATTGAACTACACGGTGCATCTCCCACACGAGACAGATTGCACCAAATTCTACAAATGTGATAATGGAAAGAAGGTTGAATTCGATTGTCCGGATGGTCTCCACTTTAATAAAGAATTAGAAGTTTGTGATTGGCCACAAGATGCAGGATGTGAAGACGTCAATACGCCTTCGACAGCGAGTCCTTCACCAACACCTTCAAGAACTCCAAAACCAACAACGACAAAAACGCCTAAACCGTCACCGACGCCTTCTCCAAAACCAACTCGCCCTCCAGGTGACCCCGAGTGCCCATGGCCAGACCCATTGAACTACACGGTGCATCTCCCACACGAGACAGATTGCACCAAATTCTACAAATGTGATAATGGAAAGAAGGTTGAATTCGATTGTCCGGATGGTCTCCACTTTAACAAAGAATTAGAAGTTTGTGATTGGCCACAAGATGCAGGATGTGAAGAAGTCAATACCCCTTCGACAGCGAGTCCTTCACCAACACCTTCAAGAACTCCAAAACCAACAACGACAAAAACGCCTAAACCGTCACCGACGCCTTCTCCAAAACCAACTCGCCCTCCAGGTGACCCCGAGTGCCCATGGCCAGACCCATTGAACTACACGGTGCATCTACCACACGAGACAGATTGCACCAAATTCTACAAATGTGACAATGGAAAGAAGGTTGAATTCGATTGTCCGGATGGTCTCCACTTTAATAAAGAATTAGAAGTTTGTGATTGGCCACAAGATGCAGGATGTGAAGACGTCAATACGCCTTCGACAGCGAGTCCTTCACCAACACCTTCAAGAACTCCAAAACCAACAACGACAAAAACGCCTAAACCGTCACCGACGCCTTCTCCAAAACCAACTCGCCCTCCAGGTGACCCCGAGTGCCCATGGCCAGACCCATTGAACTACACGGTGCATCTCCCACACGAGACAGATTGCACCAAATTCTACAAATGTGATAATGGAAAGAAGGTTGAATTCGATTGTCCGGATGGTCTCCACTTTAACAAAGAATTAGAAGTTTGTGATTGGCCACAAGATGCAGGATGTGAAGAAGTCAATACCCCTTCGACAGCGAGTCCTTCACCAACACCTTCAAGAACTCCAAAACCAACAACGACAAAAACGCCTAAACCGTCACCGACGCCTTCTCCAAAACCAACTCGCCCTCCAGGTGACCCCGAGTGCCCATGGCCAGACCCATTGAACTACACGGTGCATCTCCCACACGAGACAGATTGCACCAAATTCTACAAATGTGATAATGGAAAGAAGGTTGAATTCGATTGTCCGGATGGTCTCCACTTTAACAAAGAATTAGAAGTTTGTGATTGGCCACAAGATGCAGGATGTGAAGACGTCAATACGCCTTCGACAGCGAGTCCTTCACCAACACCTTCAAGAACTCCAAAACCAACAACGACAAAAACGCCTAAACCGTCACCGACGCCTTCTCCAAAACCAACTCGCCCTCCAGGTGACCCCGAGTGCCCATGGCCAGACCCATTGAACTACACGGTGCATCTCCCACACGAGACAGATTGCACCAAGTTCTACAAATGTGATAATGGAAAGAAGGTTGAATTCGATTGTCCGGATGGTCTCCACTTTAATAAAGAATTAGAAGTTTGTGATTGGCCACAAGATGCAGGATGTGAAGAAGTCAATACCCCTTCGACAGCGAGTCCTTCACCAACACCTTCAAGAACTCCAAAACCAACAACGACAAAAACGCCTAAACCGTCACCGACGCCTTCTCCAAAACCAACTCGCCCTCCAGGTGACCCCGAGTGCCCATGGCCAGACCCATTGAACTACACGGTGCATCTCCCACACGAGACAGATTGCACCAAGTTCTACAAATGTGATAATGGAAAGAAGGTTGAATTCGATTGTCCGGATGGTCTCCACTTTAATAAAGAATTAGAAGTTTGTGATTGGCCACAAGATGCAGGATGTGAAGAAGTCAATACCCCTTCGACAGCGAGTCCTTCACCAACACCTTCAAGAACTCCAAAACCAACAACGACAAAAACGCCTAAACCGTCACCGACGCCTTCTCCAAAACCAACTCGCCCTCCAGGTGACCCCGAGTGCCCATGGCCAGACCCATTGAACTACACGGTGCATCTCCCACACGAGACAGATTGCACCAAGTTCTACAAATGTGATAATGGAAAGAAGGTTGAATTCGATTGTCCGGATGGTCTCCACTTTAATAAAGAATTAGAAGTTTGTGATTGGCCACAAGATGCAGGATGTGAAGAAGTCAATACCCCTTCGACAGCGAGTCCTTCACCAACACCTTCAAGAACTCCAAAACCAACAACGACAAAAACGCCTAAACCGTCACCGACGCCTTCTCCAAAACCAACTCGCCCTCCAGGTGACCCCGAGTGCCCATGGCCAGACCCATTGAACTACACGGTGCATCTCCCACACGAGACAGATTGCACCAAATTCTACAAATGTGACAATGGAAAGAAGGTTGAATTCGATTGTCCGGATGGTCTCCACTTTAATAAAGAATTAGAAGTTTGTGATTGGCCACAAGATGCAGGATGTGAAGACGTCAATACGCCTTCGACAGCGAGTCCTTCACCAACGCCTTCAAGAACTCCAAAACCTACAACGACAAAAACGCCTAAACCGTCACCGACGCCTTCTCCACAACCAGAACCAACTCGCCCTCCAGGTTGGCACCCCGAGTGTCCCTGGCCGGACCCACTGAACTACACGGTGCATCTACCCCACGAAACCGACTGCACCAAGTTCTACAAATGCGACAACGGACAAAAAGTAGAATTTGATTGTCCAGATGGTCTCCATTTCAATGAGGAATTGGAAGTGTGCGATTGGCCAGAATACGCTGGATGTGAAGACATCGAGCCTCCTCCATGCCCTACGGGTCCACCATCATCAACACCTCCGGAACCGAAACCGACACCTCCAATAGATCCCGAATGTCCTTGGCCTGATCCGCTCAACTACACGGTGCATCTACCCCACGAGACTGACTGCACCAAGTTCTACAAATGCGACAACGGACAAAAAGTCGAATTTGATTGCCCAGATGGTCTCCACTTTAACAAAGAATTAGAAGTTTGTGATTGGCCACAAGATGCAGGATGTGAAGATGTCAATCCGCCTTCCACAGCGAGTCCTTCACCAACACCTTCAATAACTCCACAACCTATACCGACAAAAACGCCTAACCCATCACCGACGCCTTCTCCAGAACCAGAACCAACTCGCCCTCCAGGTTGGGACCCCGAGTGTCCCTGGCCGGACCCACTGAACTACACAGTGCATCTACCCCACGAAACCGACTGCACCAAGTTCTACAAGTGCGACAATGGCGGCAAAGTCGAATTCGACTGTCCCGACGGCCTCCACTTCAACAAGGAGCTCCAGGTGTGCGACTGGCCCCAAGATGCTGGTTGCGAAGATGTTTCCACCGAGCCCGCACCGACCACGACACCAGCTGATCGTTGCCCGCACGTGGAATGTCAAGACTCGACGATCTACCTCCCCGACCTCAGCAACCCTCGACGGTACATCCGGTGCGTCCGAGGAGTCGAGGTGGTGGAGACTTGTCCCGGAACTCTCGTCTTCGACAGACGCTTGGCCACGTGCAACTTGCAGCACTTGGAAGGACCGGTGTTGTAA